A genomic stretch from Coleofasciculus sp. FACHB-1120 includes:
- a CDS encoding type II toxin-antitoxin system PemK/MazF family toxin, with the protein MTKGKIFLAPFPYDDLSSNKVRPAVCLTNPVGAKRHIILAYITSRIPSSLLETDILLDSAHPDFGASGLRVPSTIRLHQMVTVSTTVIQRKLGELSSDTQVKISEKLCKLLSD; encoded by the coding sequence ATGACGAAAGGTAAAATTTTTCTAGCGCCTTTTCCTTATGATGATTTATCGAGTAATAAGGTGCGTCCAGCCGTTTGCTTAACTAACCCAGTAGGAGCTAAAAGGCACATCATCTTGGCTTATATTACCAGTCGTATTCCATCTAGCTTACTGGAAACAGATATCCTGTTAGATAGCGCCCATCCCGATTTTGGCGCTTCAGGATTGCGCGTACCATCGACTATCAGATTGCATCAAATGGTAACAGTTTCTACAACCGTAATCCAGCGAAAATTGGGTGAATTGTCATCTGATACGCAGGTAAAAATTTCTGAAAAGCTGTGCAAGCTGCTGAGTGACTGA
- the hflX gene encoding GTPase HflX: METIYGNLQGLKSSHLKQLQRLYHQRLPGDCLTTPEFAQRLAAISTEINQPMCAYINRRGQVIRVGVGTPRQTQIPPLELPRYGAERLSGIRCIATQLKPEAPNEAALTAMAMQRLDALVVISLTGTGFERRGGGATGYIKETYLAHLVPHPEATWSLSPPMSLDVLADQDFLELVDGLEAEFQREFVAQQVDIDHDRVLLVGLMTGDRTPQQFQDGLQELARLVDTAGGQVLETMQQKRPRPHPQTVVGEGKVQEIALTAQTLGVNLIVFDRDLSPAQVRNLEVQTGIRVVDRTEVILDIFAQRAQSGAGKLQVELAQLEYMLPRLTGRGQAMSRLGGGIGTRGPGETKLETERRAIQRRIARLQQEVNQLQAHRSRLRLSRQHQEVPSLALVGYTNAGKSTLLNVLTNSEVYTADQLFATLDPTTRRLTISDALMAQPLQIVLTDTVGFIHELPPSLMDAFRATLEEVTEADALLHVVDLSHPAWQSQIRSVMAILSEMPITPGPVMVVFNKIDEVDGDTLVLAQEEFPQAVFISASQRLGLETLRQRMSQLVQYAIAQE; encoded by the coding sequence ATCGAGACTATCTACGGCAATCTTCAAGGTCTTAAGTCCAGCCATCTGAAGCAGCTACAGCGACTGTATCATCAGCGGCTACCGGGCGATTGTCTGACTACGCCAGAATTTGCCCAGAGGCTGGCAGCAATCAGCACGGAAATTAATCAGCCAATGTGCGCCTACATCAATCGCCGGGGACAGGTGATTCGGGTAGGAGTGGGAACCCCCAGGCAAACGCAGATTCCCCCTCTAGAATTGCCTCGCTACGGTGCAGAACGACTTAGCGGCATTCGCTGCATCGCCACCCAGTTGAAACCAGAAGCGCCCAATGAAGCTGCCTTAACTGCAATGGCAATGCAACGTCTGGATGCGCTAGTGGTGATATCCCTGACTGGAACTGGGTTTGAGCGTCGTGGCGGCGGAGCCACAGGTTATATTAAAGAAACTTATCTTGCTCACCTAGTTCCTCACCCGGAAGCTACTTGGAGTCTGTCGCCGCCGATGAGCCTAGATGTGCTGGCGGATCAGGATTTCCTGGAACTGGTCGATGGACTAGAAGCCGAATTCCAGCGGGAATTTGTTGCCCAACAAGTAGATATCGACCACGACCGAGTGCTGCTGGTCGGGTTGATGACGGGTGACAGAACGCCCCAGCAATTCCAAGACGGACTGCAAGAATTAGCGCGGTTGGTGGATACTGCTGGGGGACAAGTCTTGGAGACGATGCAGCAGAAGCGCCCCCGTCCCCATCCTCAGACAGTCGTGGGTGAAGGAAAAGTACAGGAAATTGCCCTCACTGCCCAGACTCTTGGCGTGAACCTGATTGTATTTGACCGCGACCTCTCACCTGCACAGGTTCGCAACTTGGAAGTCCAAACTGGCATTCGGGTGGTAGACCGCACTGAGGTGATTTTGGATATCTTTGCCCAACGCGCCCAGTCCGGTGCTGGGAAGTTGCAGGTAGAACTGGCTCAACTGGAATATATGCTGCCCCGCCTGACAGGTCGAGGTCAAGCGATGTCCCGACTAGGCGGCGGTATCGGCACTAGAGGACCTGGGGAAACAAAATTAGAAACCGAACGCCGTGCGATTCAGCGCCGCATTGCCCGACTGCAACAGGAAGTGAACCAGCTGCAAGCACACCGTTCGCGACTGCGACTTTCGCGCCAACATCAGGAAGTTCCTTCCCTCGCTTTAGTTGGTTACACCAATGCTGGGAAGTCTACCCTATTGAATGTACTGACGAATTCCGAAGTTTACACGGCTGACCAGCTATTTGCGACTCTCGACCCCACCACACGACGCTTAACGATTTCTGACGCCCTGATGGCTCAACCCCTCCAGATTGTGCTGACAGACACAGTGGGATTTATTCACGAGTTGCCGCCTTCTTTAATGGATGCTTTTCGCGCCACCTTGGAGGAAGTGACGGAAGCTGACGCGCTGCTTCATGTGGTGGATTTATCCCATCCGGCGTGGCAAAGTCAGATTCGTTCTGTAATGGCTATCTTGTCGGAAATGCCCATAACACCCGGCCCAGTAATGGTTGTGTTTAATAAAATCGACGAAGTTGATGGCGATACGTTGGTTCTGGCACAGGAAGAATTTCCGCAAGCAGTGTTTATTTCCGCTAGTCAGCGCCTTGGCTTAGAAACTTTGCGTCAGCGCATGAGCCAACTGGTTCAGTATGCGATCGCGCAAGAGTAA
- the surE gene encoding 5'/3'-nucleotidase SurE has product MKLLISNDDGIFALGIRALANALAEAGHDVTVVCPDRERSATGHGLTLHDPIRAEVVDSIFHPTVKAWSCSGTPSDCVKLALGALLDAPPDFVLSGINHGSNLGTDILYSGTVSAAMEGVIEGIPSIAFSLTSYTLREFQPAARFATILLSHLSKQPLPEAMLLNVNVPPVKWEEIAGVALTRQGIRRYFDIFQKRVDPRGKTYYWLAGEALEEVEQPENPLLPSHIETDVQAIRKNYITVTPLQYNLTYAAGINSLQEWGLNFNL; this is encoded by the coding sequence ATGAAATTGCTAATCAGCAACGATGATGGCATCTTCGCTCTGGGCATTCGCGCCCTCGCGAATGCTCTTGCAGAAGCCGGTCACGATGTCACCGTAGTTTGTCCCGACCGAGAACGGTCCGCCACTGGTCACGGTCTTACCCTCCACGACCCCATTCGCGCCGAAGTCGTTGACTCGATTTTTCATCCCACAGTTAAAGCTTGGTCTTGTTCGGGAACCCCCTCCGACTGCGTGAAACTGGCACTAGGTGCGTTGCTCGACGCCCCCCCGGATTTTGTCCTTTCTGGTATTAACCACGGCTCCAATCTCGGCACCGACATTCTTTACTCTGGTACAGTTTCAGCAGCAATGGAAGGCGTAATTGAAGGAATTCCCAGCATTGCTTTTAGCCTGACCAGTTACACTTTAAGGGAATTTCAACCCGCTGCCCGGTTTGCCACAATTCTGCTTTCTCACTTATCGAAGCAGCCGCTACCAGAGGCAATGTTACTCAATGTCAATGTACCGCCTGTGAAGTGGGAAGAAATTGCTGGTGTTGCTCTGACTCGCCAAGGAATTCGTCGCTATTTTGATATCTTTCAAAAGCGAGTAGATCCTCGTGGCAAAACTTATTATTGGTTAGCGGGTGAGGCTTTGGAGGAAGTAGAACAACCAGAAAATCCCCTATTACCCAGCCATATAGAAACGGATGTTCAGGCGATTCGCAAAAATTACATCACTGTGACACCTTTGCAATACAACCTTACCTATGCCGCAGGGATAAATAGCTTGCAGGAGTGGGGCTTAAATTTCAATTTATAG
- the pheS gene encoding phenylalanine--tRNA ligase subunit alpha → MLNELEAQLAALKQEATQAIAAADTLERLEELRVGYLGKKGQLSKVLGGLGKLDASDRPRIGALANEVKEALQQDLDRKRTNLQEAQIQAKLESETLDVTMPGVYRPLGRKHPLNSTIDRVVDIFVGLGYTVANGPEMETDYYNFEALNTPADHPARDMQDTFYLPDGNLLRTHTSSVQIRYMEENEPPIRIVAPGRCYRRDTVDATHSAVFHQIEILAIDEGLTFTDLKGTIKVFLEEMFGAELPIRFRTSYFPFTEPSAEVDVQWQGRWLEVMGCGMVDPNVLKKVGYDPEVYSGFAAGFGAERFAMVLHQIDDVRRMYSSDLRFLRQF, encoded by the coding sequence ATGCTCAACGAGCTTGAGGCTCAATTAGCCGCGCTCAAACAGGAAGCAACTCAAGCGATCGCTGCCGCCGATACCCTGGAACGCCTAGAGGAACTCAGAGTCGGCTATCTGGGCAAGAAAGGGCAGCTCTCGAAGGTACTAGGGGGTTTGGGCAAATTAGACGCAAGCGATCGCCCCCGCATTGGCGCTTTAGCAAACGAAGTCAAAGAAGCGCTACAACAAGACTTGGATCGCAAGCGGACAAACTTACAGGAAGCACAAATCCAGGCAAAGCTGGAGTCAGAAACCCTGGATGTCACGATGCCGGGAGTTTACCGTCCCCTCGGTCGCAAGCACCCCCTCAACAGCACGATCGACCGGGTTGTAGATATCTTCGTCGGACTCGGCTACACGGTCGCCAACGGTCCGGAAATGGAGACTGACTACTACAACTTTGAGGCGCTGAACACTCCCGCCGACCACCCCGCCCGCGATATGCAGGATACTTTCTACCTGCCGGATGGTAATCTCCTGCGGACTCATACTTCTTCGGTGCAGATTCGTTACATGGAAGAAAATGAGCCACCGATTCGGATTGTCGCACCCGGACGCTGTTACCGTCGGGATACCGTCGATGCGACCCATTCGGCAGTCTTCCATCAGATCGAAATTTTGGCAATAGATGAAGGACTGACTTTCACCGACCTCAAGGGCACCATTAAAGTGTTTTTGGAGGAAATGTTTGGCGCAGAGTTGCCAATTCGCTTTCGGACAAGTTATTTTCCCTTCACTGAGCCTTCTGCGGAAGTGGATGTGCAGTGGCAAGGGCGCTGGCTAGAAGTGATGGGCTGCGGAATGGTCGATCCCAATGTTCTCAAGAAAGTCGGTTACGACCCAGAAGTTTATAGTGGCTTTGCCGCTGGCTTTGGTGCTGAGCGCTTTGCGATGGTACTGCATCAAATTGATGATGTGCGCCGGATGTACAGCAGCGATTTGCGCTTTTTGCGGCAGTTTTAA
- the cofG gene encoding 7,8-didemethyl-8-hydroxy-5-deazariboflavin synthase subunit CofG, which yields MSSSRIVTYSPAYTVVPTYECFNRCSYCNFRTDPGKSPWLTLSDAQRILRSLASQNVCEILILSGEVHPHSSRRQAWFQHIYDLCELALSMGFLPHTNAGPLSFEEMQKLKDVNVSMGLMLEQLTPQLLQTVHKHAPSKVPEFRLQQLEWAGELQIPFTTGLLLGIGESESDWWETLEAIAHLHQRYHHIQEVILQPHSPGAQQTFDAPPFDPHQLPEVIAKARQILPPDITIQIPPNLVTDSDWLLACVEAGARDLGGIGPKDEVNPDYPHIQHQQLKEILEPVGWELVPRLPLYPQYDDWLSDRLQSAVNQWRSATLLEESVK from the coding sequence ATGTCATCCTCCCGCATTGTCACCTACAGCCCCGCCTACACCGTTGTCCCCACCTACGAGTGTTTTAATCGCTGTAGTTACTGCAACTTCCGCACCGATCCCGGTAAAAGTCCTTGGCTCACCCTCTCAGATGCCCAGAGAATCTTGCGATCGCTTGCCTCTCAAAACGTCTGTGAAATCCTCATCCTCAGCGGCGAAGTGCATCCCCATTCCTCACGCCGTCAGGCATGGTTCCAGCACATTTATGACCTTTGCGAACTAGCCCTATCAATGGGATTTCTGCCTCACACGAATGCAGGGCCATTGAGTTTTGAGGAAATGCAAAAGCTGAAGGATGTTAATGTTTCGATGGGATTAATGTTAGAACAGCTAACACCGCAGCTCTTGCAAACCGTTCACAAACACGCTCCGAGTAAAGTCCCAGAGTTCCGTTTGCAACAGTTAGAGTGGGCAGGAGAATTGCAGATTCCCTTTACAACCGGATTGCTCTTAGGAATTGGAGAAAGCGAGTCAGATTGGTGGGAAACCCTGGAAGCGATCGCGCATCTCCACCAACGCTATCATCACATTCAAGAAGTCATTCTCCAACCCCACAGCCCCGGCGCTCAACAAACCTTCGACGCCCCACCGTTTGACCCCCATCAATTACCCGAAGTCATCGCCAAAGCCCGTCAAATTCTCCCCCCAGATATTACTATCCAAATCCCCCCCAATTTAGTTACAGATTCGGATTGGCTACTCGCCTGTGTAGAAGCTGGTGCCAGAGATTTAGGCGGAATTGGCCCGAAAGATGAAGTGAATCCTGATTATCCTCATATTCAGCATCAGCAATTAAAAGAAATTTTAGAACCTGTGGGCTGGGAGTTAGTACCTCGATTGCCTCTTTATCCTCAGTACGATGATTGGTTATCAGATAGGTTGCAAAGTGCCGTCAATCAATGGCGCAGTGCTACGTTATTAGAAGAGAGCGTTAAATAG
- a CDS encoding glycerol-3-phosphate acyltransferase yields the protein MTLTQVWGALLIFIVCPLLGGLPLIAWIVRALTGRRLARLGTGNVSVSAAFYHGGRLAGILAVLSEASKGIAAVLLARSFFPANPEWELIALIALVLGRYWMGRGAGTTNVVWGIAVHAPLVAVLVFVIGGVSFTLVRERKQGRILVLILLPVFMALLPNHSTAQVVAAIALSSIIAWIYQKIPDDLDLPSEQAQTGNKAVFRFFRGDKAIVSLDQPLEASKVGQKAATLSQLKRWGYPVPMGWVLTPGDDPGVMMEFLQVSEQQPLAVRSSAVGEDSEQASAAGQYETILNVTSAEALEEAITRVLASYDNPAAKTYRRDRNLPEASMSVLIQTQVRGVFSGVAFSRDPIAQQGNAVVIEALPGDAARIVSGQVTPEQYRVFVDDLQAQDVESLPVEGSGDVPPALIQQVAYLARQLESQYHGIPQDVEWSYDGQTLWLLQSRTITTLQPIWTRKIAAEVIPGLIRPLTWSINRPLTCGVWGEIFTLVLGKEAAGLDFNEMATLQASRAYFNATLLGQTFRRMGLPAESLEFLTRGAKFSKPPLVSTLRNVPGLLRLLGRELSLEKDFARDERRLFTPILEQESAYLKAGLDSSQESGAIALVSTSQPAALLERIDTLLEVLKRATYYSILAPLSFALRQALFKVKDSQLDNSQTPEVASLRSLEDIALDARNLLPHSPSSPENSSSFFTLLAEMPDGQSILEQFDRWLDRYGYLSDVGTDIAVPTWKEDPHAVRELLTQFFGETEHRYREPKEKQGWKVDSVQRRLNLKGKVTDIYSRLLAEVRWNFVALENIWLQSGLLSQSGDIFFLKFHEIRQIIQQSDQSFIDQVPQLVKQRRSQLEQDSQMASVSPLVYGNAPPSTYFNTANRQVSQKRLQGIGASPGQVEGKVKVLRSLQAIPDIDRDTILVVPYTDSGWAALLSRVGGLIAEVGGRLSHGAIVAREYGIPAVMDIHNATQLLQDGQQVRIDGQQGTVEIL from the coding sequence ATGACTCTGACTCAAGTTTGGGGCGCTCTCCTCATTTTTATTGTCTGTCCTCTCTTGGGCGGATTGCCTCTCATTGCTTGGATTGTTCGCGCCCTGACTGGGCGGCGACTGGCAAGACTGGGCACGGGCAATGTGTCCGTCTCTGCTGCTTTTTACCACGGGGGACGGCTTGCGGGGATTTTGGCAGTGCTGTCGGAAGCTTCTAAGGGGATTGCTGCGGTTTTATTGGCGCGGAGTTTCTTTCCTGCGAACCCGGAATGGGAGTTAATTGCGCTGATTGCGCTGGTGCTGGGGCGTTATTGGATGGGGCGGGGCGCTGGCACAACGAATGTTGTGTGGGGGATTGCGGTTCATGCTCCGCTAGTAGCAGTCTTAGTATTTGTAATTGGGGGAGTTAGTTTTACACTGGTGCGGGAGAGGAAACAGGGGCGCATTTTGGTTTTAATTTTGTTGCCCGTATTCATGGCGCTATTGCCGAATCACTCAACCGCGCAAGTTGTCGCCGCGATCGCTCTCAGTAGTATCATCGCCTGGATTTATCAGAAAATCCCCGATGATTTAGACCTTCCATCCGAACAAGCACAAACTGGGAATAAAGCTGTGTTTCGTTTTTTCCGAGGTGATAAAGCGATTGTTTCTCTCGATCAACCGCTAGAAGCCAGCAAGGTGGGACAAAAAGCGGCAACGTTATCTCAGCTGAAACGCTGGGGTTATCCGGTGCCGATGGGCTGGGTGCTGACGCCTGGGGACGATCCGGGGGTGATGATGGAGTTTCTCCAAGTTTCCGAACAACAACCCCTCGCGGTGCGTTCTTCTGCGGTTGGGGAAGACTCGGAACAGGCTTCGGCGGCGGGACAATACGAGACGATTTTGAATGTTACGAGTGCAGAAGCGTTGGAGGAGGCGATTACTCGCGTTCTGGCTTCTTACGATAACCCAGCAGCAAAGACTTATCGGCGCGATCGCAATCTCCCAGAAGCTTCGATGTCGGTGTTGATTCAAACACAAGTCCGGGGCGTCTTTTCAGGTGTTGCTTTTAGCCGAGATCCGATTGCCCAGCAAGGTAATGCAGTCGTGATTGAGGCATTGCCGGGAGATGCGGCGCGGATTGTATCCGGGCAAGTGACGCCGGAGCAATATCGGGTGTTTGTAGACGATCTTCAGGCGCAGGATGTCGAGTCTTTACCCGTGGAAGGTAGCGGCGATGTCCCCCCGGCATTGATTCAGCAAGTCGCTTACTTAGCGCGGCAGTTGGAAAGTCAGTATCACGGCATTCCCCAAGATGTTGAATGGAGTTACGATGGGCAAACCCTGTGGTTATTGCAATCGCGGACAATTACTACTCTGCAACCCATCTGGACGCGCAAGATTGCCGCTGAGGTGATTCCGGGATTAATTCGTCCGCTGACGTGGTCGATTAATCGTCCTTTGACTTGCGGTGTTTGGGGAGAGATTTTTACTTTAGTTTTGGGCAAAGAAGCGGCTGGTTTAGATTTTAATGAAATGGCGACGTTGCAAGCCTCTCGCGCCTACTTTAATGCAACCTTGTTAGGGCAAACTTTCCGTCGTATGGGTTTACCGGCAGAAAGTTTAGAGTTTTTAACCAGAGGTGCTAAGTTCTCAAAACCCCCTCTGGTTTCTACGCTGCGAAATGTGCCGGGGTTACTGCGGTTATTGGGGCGTGAGTTGAGTTTAGAAAAGGATTTTGCGCGAGATGAACGGCGCTTATTTACCCCTATTTTGGAACAGGAATCTGCTTATTTAAAAGCGGGACTGGATTCTTCTCAAGAATCAGGCGCGATCGCTCTTGTCTCTACAAGCCAACCTGCGGCGCTGCTGGAACGGATAGATACTTTGCTAGAAGTGCTGAAACGGGCAACGTATTACAGTATTCTCGCTCCCTTGAGTTTTGCGTTGCGGCAAGCGTTATTCAAGGTCAAGGATTCACAATTAGATAACAGCCAAACTCCGGAAGTGGCTTCATTGCGATCGCTCGAAGATATCGCACTGGATGCCCGTAATTTGCTCCCTCATTCGCCATCATCACCTGAAAATTCATCCTCTTTCTTCACCCTGCTGGCTGAAATGCCAGATGGGCAAAGTATTCTAGAACAGTTCGATCGATGGCTTGACCGTTATGGATACTTGAGCGATGTGGGAACCGATATCGCTGTTCCTACTTGGAAGGAAGATCCTCATGCGGTTCGGGAATTGCTGACGCAGTTTTTCGGGGAAACTGAACATAGGTACAGAGAACCCAAAGAAAAGCAGGGATGGAAGGTTGATTCCGTGCAGCGACGGCTCAATTTGAAGGGCAAGGTTACAGATATCTATAGTCGTTTGTTGGCGGAAGTGCGTTGGAATTTTGTAGCCTTAGAAAATATCTGGTTGCAGTCAGGTTTGCTCTCTCAATCAGGAGATATATTCTTCTTGAAATTCCATGAAATTAGGCAAATCATTCAACAATCTGACCAGTCATTCATTGACCAAGTTCCGCAGTTGGTGAAACAAAGGCGATCGCAACTGGAACAAGATAGTCAGATGGCGAGTGTATCGCCTTTAGTCTATGGTAATGCGCCGCCCTCTACATATTTCAACACCGCCAACCGGCAAGTCAGTCAAAAGCGATTGCAAGGCATTGGTGCCAGTCCGGGGCAAGTAGAAGGGAAAGTAAAAGTTCTCCGCAGTTTACAAGCAATTCCAGATATTGACCGCGACACTATTTTAGTCGTGCCTTACACTGATTCTGGTTGGGCAGCACTGCTGTCTCGCGTGGGTGGGTTAATTGCAGAAGTGGGAGGACGTCTTTCTCACGGTGCGATTGTTGCCCGCGAGTATGGCATTCCAGCGGTGATGGATATCCACAACGCCACGCAATTATTGCAAGATGGTCAACAGGTACGAATTGATGGTCAGCAGGGAACGGTGGAAATTTTGTGA
- a CDS encoding tetratricopeptide repeat protein, whose product MRRLGHYEQAIASIDQALGVDSSDPKIWYNRGEALANLGRYQEALICFERTVEIAPSDADAWVFRGVVLIHLKRYEEALSSCDKALKIAPEDKEAWTFRGAALHRLGRYKQAYASYDKALGNQKTPRWRKLLQKWVMGNWE is encoded by the coding sequence ATGCGTAGATTAGGGCACTACGAGCAAGCGATCGCGAGTATCGATCAAGCCTTGGGCGTTGACTCCAGCGACCCCAAAATCTGGTACAACCGAGGCGAAGCGCTAGCGAACTTAGGTCGCTATCAAGAAGCACTCATCTGCTTCGAGCGAACGGTAGAGATTGCACCCTCAGACGCTGATGCTTGGGTATTTCGAGGCGTTGTGCTAATTCACTTAAAACGCTATGAAGAAGCCCTCTCTAGCTGCGACAAGGCGCTAAAAATTGCCCCAGAAGATAAAGAAGCTTGGACATTCCGAGGCGCGGCGCTGCATCGTCTAGGGCGCTACAAACAAGCCTACGCGAGCTATGACAAAGCCTTGGGAAACCAGAAAACACCACGATGGCGAAAACTCCTTCAGAAATGGGTAATGGGTAATTGGGAATAG
- a CDS encoding cistern family PEP-CTERM protein encodes MIMVQALSKLNIGLPVLSAIGSRSVSIFASVVVAAGIATASSAFSPAKAFTITTKTGANSTAGNPGGQQLYDVGITKDDIGNSFLVDWFLASGTQNTDGESTPVDLSATSIFKVLDFTQNLLSLEVNITNTTSANFQAAILSTGLSVTPNGSGSFATMGTGKVFDKVRAGNGPQQNYPGGFKGIDVCIYAANNCSGGNVKQGLQSGDTSDTFKLNITGNFGVDSAASLGSFPIKFQTENGSYELAGKPLSNLPKPVPEPATALALGFVAAGAARALKRKNVV; translated from the coding sequence ATGATAATGGTACAAGCCCTCTCAAAACTAAATATCGGATTACCTGTTTTATCTGCCATCGGTAGCCGTTCCGTTTCGATTTTTGCATCTGTTGTAGTTGCCGCAGGAATAGCCACTGCATCTTCTGCATTCTCCCCTGCCAAGGCTTTCACAATCACCACAAAAACAGGAGCTAATAGTACAGCGGGAAATCCAGGCGGTCAACAACTGTACGATGTTGGTATTACTAAGGATGACATTGGTAATTCCTTTTTAGTTGATTGGTTTCTCGCCAGCGGTACTCAAAACACAGATGGTGAAAGCACCCCTGTAGATTTAAGTGCCACAAGTATCTTTAAGGTGCTTGACTTCACTCAAAATCTCCTATCTTTGGAAGTCAACATTACAAATACAACTTCTGCTAATTTCCAGGCAGCGATACTCAGTACCGGCTTAAGCGTAACTCCCAATGGAAGTGGCTCGTTTGCCACAATGGGCACAGGAAAAGTATTTGATAAGGTTAGGGCAGGTAACGGCCCTCAGCAAAATTATCCGGGTGGCTTCAAAGGTATTGATGTTTGTATCTATGCAGCCAATAATTGCAGTGGTGGTAACGTTAAGCAGGGCTTGCAATCGGGCGATACATCAGACACCTTTAAGCTTAACATTACAGGCAATTTTGGGGTGGATTCCGCTGCTAGTTTAGGGTCTTTTCCCATCAAGTTTCAAACTGAAAATGGTAGTTACGAGCTGGCTGGCAAGCCTCTATCCAACTTACCAAAACCAGTACCTGAGCCTGCTACAGCATTAGCTTTAGGCTTCGTTGCTGCTGGTGCTGCTAGAGCGTTAAAGCGAAAGAATGTAGTGTAA
- a CDS encoding tetratricopeptide repeat protein, with the protein MRTDLLERPLEVVTKLEKLLDIKPDKDETQYNQGNALFKQDRFEEAIASYQKALEIKRDAYDAWYNRGIVLVKLGRIDEAIASWDNALEIQPDFYEAWYNRGIALSELGRIDEAIASWDNALKIQPDFSEAWYHRGILLFDLGRLEDAFASFKKAIQLNPNDYWSWYNQGVTLTNLGSYEEAIASFNKALEIQPGNDWIWYSLGVVLSKIDSYEEAIASFNKALEIQPDRFDALYNLASILYRLGRYEEGIVSYDKAIQIKSDAQEVWYNRGNALLKLERLDEALSSYDQALNIQPNFYLAWQYRGIILLKLRRLDEAISSFDKVLEFKTDYPDAYYNKACCYALQNNVEQAIENLQQAINLSPDKYPEIARNDSDLDGIRHDEHFKALIQKENNREKEVLQAALLKKAELEEYEWLKAAVRNPAFDFLKDPEEDIYTLADGEPFHDPEWAKTIASDPNYGFITDPEEDIYTLADGEPFYDER; encoded by the coding sequence ATGAGAACAGACCTTTTAGAACGCCCCCTAGAAGTGGTCACTAAACTTGAAAAACTTCTAGACATCAAGCCCGACAAAGACGAAACTCAGTATAACCAGGGCAATGCGCTGTTTAAACAAGATCGTTTTGAAGAAGCGATTGCTAGCTACCAAAAAGCTCTAGAAATTAAACGTGATGCTTACGACGCCTGGTACAACCGGGGCATTGTGCTAGTAAAGTTAGGACGCATTGACGAAGCAATTGCCAGTTGGGACAATGCTCTGGAAATTCAACCGGACTTCTATGAAGCTTGGTACAACCGGGGAATTGCGCTAAGTGAGTTAGGACGCATTGACGAAGCAATTGCCAGTTGGGACAATGCTCTGAAAATTCAGCCAGACTTTAGCGAAGCCTGGTATCACAGAGGTATTCTTTTATTCGACTTAGGACGTTTGGAAGATGCTTTTGCCAGTTTCAAAAAAGCCATCCAGTTAAACCCTAATGATTACTGGAGTTGGTATAATCAGGGCGTTACTTTAACTAACTTAGGTAGCTATGAGGAAGCAATTGCTAGCTTTAACAAAGCCCTAGAAATTCAACCTGGCAATGACTGGATTTGGTATAGCCTAGGTGTGGTATTGAGTAAAATAGACAGCTATGAGGAAGCAATTGCCAGCTTCAACAAAGCTCTAGAAATCCAGCCCGACAGGTTTGATGCTTTGTACAACTTGGCTAGTATTTTATATCGCTTAGGTCGATATGAAGAGGGAATTGTTAGTTACGACAAAGCTATACAAATAAAATCTGATGCTCAAGAAGTCTGGTACAACCGGGGTAATGCATTACTGAAATTAGAACGCTTAGACGAAGCGCTTTCTAGCTATGACCAAGCCTTGAATATTCAACCCAACTTTTACCTGGCTTGGCAATATCGAGGCATTATACTGTTAAAGTTGCGACGCTTAGACGAAGCGATCTCTAGCTTTGATAAAGTCCTAGAATTCAAAACTGACTATCCCGACGCTTATTATAACAAGGCTTGCTGTTATGCCTTACAGAATAATGTTGAGCAAGCAATTGAAAACTTGCAACAAGCCATTAACTTGAGTCCTGACAAATACCCGGAGATCGCAAGAAATGACTCAGATTTAGACGGCATTCGTCATGATGAGCATTTTAAGGCTTTGATTCAGAAAGAAAATAATAGGGAAAAAGAGGTACTGCAAGCTGCTTTACTTAAAAAAGCAGAACTGGAAGAATATGAATGGCTGAAAGCAGCCGTCAGAAATCCAGCTTTTGATTTTTTGAAAGACCCAGAAGAAGACATCTATACTTTAGCTGACGGCGAACCATTCCATGACCCAGAATGGGCGAAAACTATAGCCAGTGACCCAAATTATGGTTTTATAACAGACCCAGAAGAAGACATCTACACTTTAGCTGACGGCGAACCATTCTATGACGAAAGGTAA